The Saccharomonospora glauca K62 genome has a segment encoding these proteins:
- a CDS encoding peptide deformylase, with amino-acid sequence MTVHAIRIAGDPVLHRPTREVSTYDDELATLVDDMFETMYAAEGVGLAANQIGVDLRVFVYDCPDDDGVRHKGVVVNPKLTTSEIPETMPDPDDDWEGCLSVPGESYPTGRASWAKVTGFDVEGNPIEVEGTGFFARCLQHETDHLDGYIYLDRLVGRHARAAKKMLKANKWGVPGNSWLPGAED; translated from the coding sequence GTGACCGTTCACGCCATTCGCATCGCAGGCGACCCCGTCCTGCACCGGCCCACCCGCGAGGTCTCCACCTACGACGACGAGTTGGCCACGCTCGTCGACGACATGTTCGAGACGATGTACGCGGCGGAGGGCGTGGGCCTCGCCGCCAATCAGATCGGCGTGGACCTGCGTGTCTTCGTGTACGACTGCCCCGACGACGACGGGGTGCGACACAAGGGCGTCGTGGTCAACCCGAAGCTGACCACCTCCGAGATCCCGGAGACGATGCCCGACCCCGACGACGACTGGGAAGGGTGCCTGTCGGTGCCCGGCGAGTCGTATCCCACCGGCCGTGCCTCGTGGGCGAAGGTGACGGGCTTCGACGTCGAGGGCAACCCCATCGAGGTGGAGGGCACGGGCTTCTTCGCACGCTGTCTGCAGCACGAGACCGACCACCTCGACGGCTACATCTACCTCGACCGGCTGGTGGGCAGGCACGCCCGCGCCGCGAAGAAGATGCTCAAGGCCAACAAGTGGGGCGTGCCCGGCAACAGCTGGCTGCCCGGCGCCGAGGACTGA
- a CDS encoding LytR C-terminal domain-containing protein: MSIFDGVSRPMRATGLGLLAVAVVAAAIGGITLVSGDDEPDHVAATSSAEPTRGEKDREKSGDSSPKESDDTGDEAGDADPDSENSDSADSTDADGSDDGEVEDQPISDDSVPVRVYNNSTIKGLAADASDDLRALGWDVVETGNYSEGVIPVSTIYYRPGTPEEPIAQSLGETFGMRVEPRFEGIADASPGIIMIVTRDYTGPDTRK, encoded by the coding sequence ATGAGCATCTTCGATGGGGTGTCGAGGCCCATGCGGGCCACCGGATTGGGGTTGCTCGCGGTCGCCGTCGTCGCGGCCGCCATCGGGGGTATCACGCTCGTCTCGGGCGACGACGAACCCGACCACGTCGCCGCCACCTCGTCCGCCGAGCCGACCCGTGGCGAGAAGGATCGCGAGAAGTCCGGGGACTCCTCACCGAAGGAGAGCGACGACACGGGTGACGAAGCCGGCGACGCGGACCCCGACTCCGAGAACTCGGACTCAGCCGACTCCACGGACGCCGACGGCTCCGACGACGGTGAGGTCGAGGACCAGCCGATCTCCGATGACTCTGTGCCGGTGCGGGTCTACAACAACAGCACCATCAAGGGGCTGGCCGCGGACGCGAGCGACGACCTGCGCGCGCTCGGCTGGGACGTCGTCGAGACCGGCAACTACTCCGAGGGCGTCATCCCCGTGAGCACCATCTACTACCGGCCGGGCACCCCCGAGGAGCCCATCGCGCAGTCGCTCGGCGAGACCTTCGGCATGCGCGTCGAGCCCCGCTTCGAGGGCATCGCCGACGCCAGCCCCGGCATCATCATGATCGTCACGCGGGACTACACGGGGCCCGACACCCGGAAGTGA
- a CDS encoding DUF3263 domain-containing protein: MDAAESPAPDGRPSSQGGSAEPEVGLTQRELDVLAFERQWWKYAGAKEQAIRDQFGVSPTRYYQILNKLIDKQEAVRADPMLVKRLRKVRASRQRTRAARRLGIELP; the protein is encoded by the coding sequence ATGGACGCCGCGGAGTCGCCGGCCCCGGATGGCCGACCGTCCTCGCAGGGCGGGTCCGCCGAACCCGAGGTCGGACTGACCCAGCGAGAGCTGGACGTCCTCGCGTTCGAGCGCCAGTGGTGGAAGTACGCGGGTGCCAAGGAGCAGGCGATCCGCGACCAGTTCGGCGTGTCACCCACGCGCTACTACCAAATCCTGAACAAGCTCATCGACAAGCAGGAAGCCGTGCGTGCGGACCCGATGCTGGTGAAGCGGCTTCGGAAGGTGCGAGCCTCCCGGCAGCGCACCCGCGCGGCACGGCGGTTGGGGATTGAACTGCCATGA
- a CDS encoding phosphatidylserine decarboxylase yields MSANPLGHAVRLVRETLPPMHPAGRPFVAGGAVATLLLRKLSPRLGLLAGLGTLATAAFFREPRRVPPQRDDLVLAAADGLVSLIEEATPPPELGLPDRPLTRVSVFLSVFDVHVQRTPVRGTVEKVAYRPGKFLSADLDKASEDNERNSVLLRMADGRRLVVTQIAGLVARRIVCEVGEGDHVEAGATYGLIRFGSRVDTYLPPGSRVLVSKGQRTIGGETPLAAL; encoded by the coding sequence CGGTCGCCCGTTCGTCGCGGGCGGCGCCGTCGCCACCCTTCTGCTGAGGAAGCTGTCACCTCGGCTCGGCCTGCTGGCCGGCCTGGGCACGCTGGCGACGGCAGCCTTCTTCCGGGAGCCCCGTCGCGTCCCACCGCAGCGCGACGACCTCGTCCTCGCGGCCGCCGACGGGCTGGTGTCGCTGATCGAGGAGGCGACCCCGCCCCCCGAGCTCGGCCTCCCCGACCGCCCGCTGACCCGTGTCAGCGTGTTCCTGTCCGTGTTCGACGTTCACGTCCAGCGCACACCCGTGCGCGGTACCGTCGAGAAAGTGGCCTACCGGCCCGGCAAGTTCCTCTCCGCCGACCTCGACAAGGCCAGCGAGGACAACGAACGCAACTCCGTGTTGCTGCGGATGGCCGACGGGCGCCGGCTCGTCGTGACCCAGATCGCTGGGCTTGTGGCACGGCGTATCGTCTGCGAGGTCGGTGAGGGCGATCACGTCGAGGCCGGTGCGACCTACGGGCTCATCCGGTTCGGCTCGCGGGTGGACACCTACCTGCCGCCCGGAAGCCGGGTGCTGGTCTCGAAGGGCCAGCGCACGATCGGCGGCGAGACCCCCCTCGCCGCGTTATGA
- a CDS encoding CDP-alcohol phosphatidyltransferase family protein: MSRTTPGVRLLPNAITVLALCAGLSAVQFALGGRYGLAIGAIGIAAILDSLDGRIARLLDATSKMGAELDSLSDAISFGVAPALVLYVWLPDPGKFGWVAALIFAVCMVLRLARFNTLLDDTEQPPYASEFFVGVPAPAGGLLALMPVMATLEFGTGWWSSAPVVWVWTVAISALCISRIPTLSLKRLRVPARAVAPLLVVVGLAAAATIQYPLLVLMSVLLLYLVHLPYAVRRYQWLAKHPEAWDVPPKERRAIRRNRTQRRLGLRKPQFRKVAGAARRAVKRPRATTAHVPRVYPPDPIGAPRGRTDDRGPRKRNWRRRLGLRQGKE; this comes from the coding sequence ATGTCCCGGACCACACCCGGTGTCAGGCTCCTGCCGAACGCCATCACGGTGCTGGCCCTGTGCGCGGGGTTGTCCGCCGTGCAGTTCGCCCTCGGCGGCCGGTACGGACTCGCGATCGGCGCCATCGGCATCGCGGCGATACTCGACAGCCTGGACGGTCGGATCGCGCGGCTGCTCGACGCGACCTCGAAGATGGGCGCGGAGCTCGACTCCCTGTCGGACGCGATCTCGTTCGGTGTGGCTCCCGCCCTGGTGCTGTACGTGTGGCTGCCCGATCCGGGCAAGTTCGGCTGGGTGGCCGCGCTGATCTTCGCCGTGTGCATGGTGCTGCGGTTGGCGCGGTTCAACACGCTGCTGGACGACACCGAGCAGCCGCCGTACGCGAGCGAATTCTTCGTCGGGGTCCCCGCCCCGGCCGGCGGGTTGCTCGCCCTGATGCCGGTGATGGCCACGCTGGAGTTCGGCACCGGCTGGTGGTCGAGCGCACCGGTGGTCTGGGTGTGGACGGTGGCGATCTCCGCCCTGTGCATCAGCCGCATCCCGACGTTGTCGTTGAAGCGGTTGCGGGTGCCGGCCAGGGCCGTGGCACCGCTGCTGGTGGTGGTGGGGCTCGCCGCCGCGGCGACGATCCAGTACCCGTTGCTCGTCCTGATGAGCGTCCTGCTGCTCTACCTGGTGCACCTGCCGTACGCGGTGCGCCGTTACCAGTGGCTGGCGAAGCATCCGGAGGCCTGGGACGTGCCCCCGAAGGAGCGCAGAGCCATCCGCCGGAACCGCACCCAGCGCCGACTCGGCCTGCGCAAGCCGCAGTTTCGCAAGGTCGCGGGTGCCGCCCGGCGTGCCGTGAAACGCCCCCGCGCGACCACGGCGCACGTGCCCAGGGTCTACCCGCCCGACCCGATCGGCGCCCCGCGCGGCCGCACCGACGACCGCGGGCCGCGCAAACGCAACTGGCGGCGGCGACTCGGCCTCCGCCAGGGCAAGGAGTGA
- a CDS encoding S1C family serine protease, with protein sequence MSDIDDFPDAKGTDALDAYSRVVSSVARSTTPHVASVRLARGGGSAVVYADDGYLLTNAHVVGGSRHGTATFSDGTETDFDVVGADPLSDLAVLRVRGGEAPTAARFGDADDLVVGQLVVAVGSPLGFSGSVTAGVVSALGRAIPIQQGRAARVIEDVIQTDAALNPGNSGGALADASGRVIGINTAVAGIGLGLAVPVNSTTRRIIDTLLVEGRVRRAYLGIVGVPAPLPDDMAARTGQSSGLRVVEVIGGGPAHRAGIRPGDLVLTVAREPVSDAQGIQRQLFAEVIGTRLPVTVLRNGAMVDVFAVPTELVG encoded by the coding sequence GTGTCCGACATCGACGACTTCCCCGACGCCAAAGGCACCGACGCGCTGGACGCCTACTCGCGGGTGGTGAGTTCGGTCGCGCGTTCGACGACCCCGCACGTCGCCAGTGTGCGGCTGGCTCGCGGGGGCGGTTCGGCGGTGGTGTACGCCGACGACGGCTACCTGCTCACCAACGCGCACGTGGTCGGCGGGTCCCGCCACGGCACGGCGACGTTCTCCGACGGTACCGAGACGGATTTCGACGTCGTGGGAGCCGATCCGCTGTCCGACCTGGCCGTGCTGCGGGTACGTGGCGGGGAGGCGCCGACAGCGGCCCGCTTCGGCGACGCCGACGACCTCGTGGTGGGACAACTCGTGGTGGCGGTCGGCAGTCCCCTCGGCTTCTCCGGGTCGGTCACGGCGGGTGTGGTGAGCGCGCTCGGCCGGGCAATCCCCATCCAGCAGGGCCGGGCCGCGCGGGTGATCGAGGACGTCATCCAGACCGACGCCGCGCTCAACCCCGGCAACTCCGGTGGTGCGCTCGCCGACGCCTCCGGGCGGGTCATCGGGATCAACACGGCGGTCGCGGGAATCGGGCTCGGTCTCGCCGTGCCCGTGAACTCCACCACGCGCAGAATCATCGACACGCTGCTCGTCGAGGGCCGGGTGCGCCGCGCCTACCTCGGGATCGTCGGGGTGCCCGCCCCGCTGCCCGACGACATGGCGGCACGCACCGGGCAGTCCTCGGGGCTTCGGGTCGTCGAGGTGATCGGGGGCGGTCCCGCCCACCGAGCGGGCATCCGGCCCGGCGATCTCGTGCTCACGGTCGCCCGCGAACCGGTGTCGGACGCGCAAGGCATCCAACGGCAACTGTTCGCCGAGGTGATCGGAACTCGACTGCCGGTGACCGTGCTGCGCAACGGCGCGATGGTCGACGTCTTCGCCGTCCCCACCGAGCTGGTGGGTTGA
- a CDS encoding AAA family ATPase — MTSPQLSLTVRHTTSALDSRRGVVRLHPEVLDALGLRAWDAVKLTGARVSAALAAGAPEGSAPGVVLVDDVTMANLGVSEGAEVVVEPCEVSVARSVTVAGSKLARMSLTPHTLRLALLGKVFTVGDAVSLLPQDLAPPPGSDVSAARGALSRAIGATWTTELLTITATDPSGPVAVGQSTVVSWRGNAPEPAEQRPTATSRTTAATNEREPLDVEVVEEAEGEEDTPPPLTDLAGTESTARTLSEWLDLAFHRPDLLDKLGTSPRLGVLLSGPEGVGKATLVRSVARAEKINVVPVEAPTLAVLEPDAAVARLTEALSTAARKQPSILLLTDVDTLLPASQSPPVATVVLDRLRTALGRAEFAVVATTAHPESVDPRLRAVDLLDRELRLGMPDARTRTELLRVLLRDTPLEPEVDLGAVAERTPGFVAADLVALRRDAALRAALRHTDDEGEPRVRQQDLLDAVESVRPISMSTTDTLATGGITLDDVGDMAEVKQSLTEAVLWPLRYPDSFARLGIAPPRGVLLYGPPGNGKTFLVRALAGTGALNVFSVKGAELLDKWVGESERAVRELFRRAAEAAPALIFLDEVDALAPRRGQSSDSGASDRVVAALLTELDGVEPLRDVVVVGATNRPELVDPALLRPGRLERLIYVPPPDAEARAAILRAGARNTPLASDVDLDELATQLDGYSAADCAALIREAALSAMRESLEATEVTARHLEKARETVRPSLDPAQLAALEAYARSR; from the coding sequence GTGACGTCACCACAGCTCTCGCTGACCGTCCGCCACACCACGTCCGCGCTCGACTCCCGCCGGGGTGTCGTGCGACTCCATCCCGAGGTGCTCGACGCCCTCGGACTGCGGGCCTGGGACGCCGTGAAACTCACCGGAGCGCGGGTCAGCGCGGCGCTGGCCGCGGGCGCGCCCGAGGGCTCGGCCCCCGGCGTGGTGCTGGTCGACGACGTCACGATGGCGAACCTCGGGGTCTCGGAGGGCGCGGAGGTCGTCGTCGAGCCGTGCGAGGTGAGCGTGGCCCGCAGCGTCACGGTGGCCGGTTCCAAACTGGCCCGGATGTCGCTGACGCCCCACACGCTGCGGTTGGCGTTGCTGGGCAAGGTCTTCACCGTGGGCGACGCCGTGTCGCTGCTGCCCCAGGACCTCGCGCCGCCTCCGGGGTCGGACGTCTCCGCCGCGCGGGGCGCGCTGTCACGGGCGATCGGGGCGACGTGGACCACCGAACTGCTCACCATCACGGCCACCGATCCCTCGGGCCCCGTGGCCGTGGGGCAGTCGACCGTCGTCTCGTGGCGGGGGAACGCCCCCGAGCCCGCGGAACAGCGGCCGACCGCCACCTCCCGGACCACGGCGGCCACGAACGAGCGGGAGCCCCTCGACGTCGAGGTCGTCGAGGAGGCCGAGGGAGAGGAGGACACTCCCCCGCCCCTCACGGATCTCGCGGGCACCGAGTCCACGGCCCGCACCCTCTCCGAGTGGCTCGACCTCGCGTTCCATCGCCCCGACCTGCTCGACAAGCTCGGCACCTCGCCCCGGCTCGGCGTGCTGTTGTCCGGCCCCGAGGGAGTCGGAAAGGCGACGTTGGTGCGTTCCGTGGCACGCGCCGAGAAGATCAACGTGGTGCCGGTGGAGGCCCCCACCCTCGCGGTGTTGGAGCCCGACGCGGCGGTGGCCCGACTGACCGAGGCCCTGTCGACGGCGGCGAGGAAACAACCGAGCATCCTGCTGCTCACCGACGTCGACACGCTGCTGCCCGCCTCGCAGTCCCCTCCCGTGGCCACCGTGGTGCTCGACCGACTGCGTACCGCCCTCGGCCGCGCCGAGTTCGCCGTGGTGGCCACCACGGCACACCCCGAGTCGGTCGATCCTCGCCTGCGGGCGGTGGACCTGCTGGACCGGGAACTGCGGCTGGGGATGCCGGACGCGCGCACCCGGACGGAACTTCTCCGGGTGCTGTTGCGGGACACCCCGTTGGAGCCCGAGGTCGACCTGGGCGCGGTGGCCGAACGCACCCCCGGATTCGTGGCCGCCGACCTGGTGGCGTTGCGGCGGGACGCCGCTCTGCGCGCGGCCCTGCGGCACACCGACGACGAGGGCGAACCACGCGTGCGGCAGCAGGATCTGTTGGACGCGGTGGAGTCGGTGCGTCCGATCTCCATGTCCACCACCGACACGTTGGCCACCGGTGGCATCACGCTCGACGACGTCGGCGACATGGCGGAGGTCAAGCAGTCGCTGACCGAAGCGGTGTTGTGGCCGTTGCGGTACCCCGACTCGTTCGCGCGGCTCGGAATCGCTCCCCCACGCGGCGTCCTGCTCTACGGCCCTCCCGGCAACGGCAAGACGTTCCTCGTGCGGGCGCTGGCGGGTACCGGCGCGTTGAACGTGTTCTCGGTGAAGGGCGCCGAGCTGCTGGACAAGTGGGTCGGCGAGTCGGAACGCGCCGTCCGCGAGTTGTTCCGCCGGGCCGCCGAAGCCGCTCCCGCGCTGATCTTCCTGGACGAGGTGGACGCGCTGGCGCCCCGGCGCGGTCAGTCGAGCGACTCCGGCGCCTCCGACCGGGTCGTCGCCGCTCTGCTGACCGAGCTCGACGGCGTGGAGCCGTTGCGGGACGTCGTGGTGGTGGGTGCCACCAACCGCCCCGAACTGGTCGATCCCGCGCTGCTGCGACCGGGCAGGCTCGAACGGCTCATCTACGTACCGCCGCCGGACGCCGAGGCCCGTGCCGCGATCCTGCGGGCCGGTGCCCGCAACACTCCCCTGGCCTCGGACGTCGATCTCGACGAACTCGCCACCCAGCTCGACGGGTACTCGGCGGCCGACTGCGCCGCGCTGATCCGGGAGGCCGCACTGAGCGCCATGCGGGAGTCCCTGGAGGCCACCGAGGTGACCGCGCGGCATCTGGAGAAGGCCCGCGAGACCGTGCGGCCGTCGCTCGACCCCGCGCAGCTCGCGGCGCTGGAGGCCTACGCTCGCTCGCGCTGA